The Microbacterium schleiferi genome contains the following window.
GAGCTTCCTGAAGGCGCACTCTCCGGAGGGACTTGCGGCGCAGCTGCGGAGCTGGGTTGCCGAACAGATCGGCCCGATCGCCCGCCCGCGCGACATCTACATCGTCGGCGAGCTTCCGAAGACCCGCTCGGGCAAGATCATGCGGCGCCTGCTGCGCGATGTCGCGGAGGGTCGCGAGGTCGGTGACACCACAACCCTCGCCGACACTGCGGTCATGTCGGTGATCTCCGCGCAGGTGCGCTGAGTTCCGGCATCCGTCGGCATCCGTCCTGTAGGCAAAATCCGCGCGGTAGGACGCTTCAGAACCGAATCGTCCTCCCCCGCGGAGAGTTCCTACGCTCGTGCGCGCGGCGTGCGGTCGAGACGGATGCCTAGACGCCCGCCTGCAGCCGGATGCCGGCCAGCAACAGATCCAGTCCCGCGCGAAACTGAACGCGGTCGGTGTGCTCGGCAAACTCGTCGACGATGTGGTGGATGAAGGGGAACTCGCCCTCATCCAGTGCGCGCCAGTCCGCGGTCGCGCGTTCGAGATACTCCTGCCGAGTCAGCTCACCCGACAGGACCTCCTCGGGTAGTTCGTGGCCCATGTCAGCCGCGACGCCGATGACGAAGCCCACGATGGCGGATGTCGCATTGAACCTCTGCGTCGCAGTGAGCGGCAATCGCAGCGTCTGTTCCCCGATCTTCTCGTAGAGCCGGAGCGAATGCGGTTGCGTCCCGGTGTCCCGGAGCGCATAGGCGCCAAGCCACGGGCGATCGACAATGGCGTCGAACAAGGCGATGGCGATCGCGCGGATGTCATCGATCGGATCTTCGTCACCCACGTCCTGGACGGATGCGAACACTCCCGCCAGCACGGAGTCGGCCGCCATATCCAGAAGCTCATCCCGGCCGGAAACGTACCAGTAAATGCTCGCCGGCCCGCCGCCGAGTCGCGCCGCGAGGGCACGAATCGTGAGACCCGCGACTCCTGACTCATCAAGAAGCGCTACCGCCTCTGCGAGCACGGAGTCCAGTGAATGAGAAGCCCGCGTCCGGCCCCGACCAGGTGCCGCACCGGGATCGGCGATCGGTTCGTTGCGAGTCGGCATGCCCCCATCAGACCACAGCGGCCGCACATCTTGCGGAACATCGAACATTGTTCTATCGTATCGAACGTTGTTCGGTAATCGAACATCGTTCGAGGAAGGATCCCGACATGAGTACGTCGATTGCTCC
Protein-coding sequences here:
- a CDS encoding TetR/AcrR family transcriptional regulator, encoding MPTRNEPIADPGAAPGRGRTRASHSLDSVLAEAVALLDESGVAGLTIRALAARLGGGPASIYWYVSGRDELLDMAADSVLAGVFASVQDVGDEDPIDDIRAIAIALFDAIVDRPWLGAYALRDTGTQPHSLRLYEKIGEQTLRLPLTATQRFNATSAIVGFVIGVAADMGHELPEEVLSGELTRQEYLERATADWRALDEGEFPFIHHIVDEFAEHTDRVQFRAGLDLLLAGIRLQAGV